From Paracoccus suum, the proteins below share one genomic window:
- a CDS encoding cysteine desulfurase family protein, translated as MSRVYLDWNATAPLRPEARAAMAEGFALVGNPSSVHAEGRAAKMALERAREAVATALGAEAADVVFTSGATEAAALALAGRDLSSAAVEHDAILAWTRADLGVADDGRVTVPDPARATLQAANSETGVLQDLPPGLALSDLTQLFGKLPFAFDWSGIDAGIVSAHKLGGPKGIGALVLRKGLDLQARIRGGGQESGRRAGTENLVGALGFAAAATAAQADLSRGIPEKLSELRDYLQSRVEASAGMTRLPGRETRRLPGTLCILTPGWLGETQVMQMDLAGFAVSAGSACSSGKVRPSGVLRAMGVSEDDASCAIRVSIGPDTSRDEVERFADAWCAARDRWQARRRGSGAGRAGG; from the coding sequence ATGAGTCGAGTCTATCTGGACTGGAACGCGACCGCGCCCCTGCGCCCCGAGGCGCGGGCGGCAATGGCCGAGGGCTTTGCACTGGTCGGTAACCCGTCGTCAGTTCACGCCGAGGGGCGGGCCGCCAAGATGGCGCTGGAACGCGCCCGCGAGGCGGTGGCGACCGCGCTGGGCGCAGAGGCGGCCGATGTCGTCTTCACCTCGGGCGCGACCGAAGCAGCGGCGCTGGCCCTTGCGGGGCGCGATCTGTCCTCAGCCGCGGTCGAGCATGACGCCATCCTCGCCTGGACGCGGGCCGATCTGGGGGTGGCGGACGACGGCCGGGTGACGGTGCCCGACCCGGCGCGCGCGACCCTGCAGGCCGCGAACAGCGAGACCGGGGTGCTGCAGGACCTGCCACCGGGCCTCGCCCTCAGCGATCTGACGCAGCTCTTCGGCAAGCTGCCCTTTGCGTTTGACTGGTCCGGCATAGATGCCGGCATCGTCTCGGCCCACAAGCTGGGCGGCCCCAAGGGCATTGGCGCGCTGGTCCTGCGCAAGGGGCTGGACCTGCAGGCGCGAATCAGGGGCGGCGGGCAGGAGAGCGGACGCCGCGCGGGGACCGAAAATCTGGTCGGCGCCCTGGGGTTTGCCGCCGCGGCAACCGCCGCGCAGGCCGATCTGAGCCGAGGTATCCCAGAAAAACTGTCGGAGTTGCGCGATTACCTGCAAAGCAGGGTGGAAGCCTCCGCCGGAATGACTAGATTGCCGGGACGCGAGACGCGGCGTTTGCCGGGCACGCTGTGCATCCTGACGCCCGGCTGGCTGGGCGAGACGCAGGTCATGCAGATGGATCTGGCCGGGTTCGCCGTTTCGGCAGGCTCGGCATGCTCGTCCGGGAAGGTCCGGCCAAGCGGGGTCCTGCGGGCCATGGGCGTCAGTGAAGACGATGCCTCGTGTGCCATTCGCGTATCGATCGGACCGGACACCAGCCGGGACGAAGTTGAACGTTTCGCCGACGCCTGGTGCGCTGCCCGTGATCGCTGGCAGGCACGCAGGCGCGGATCCGGCGCAGGCCGGGCAGGAGGTTGA
- the coaBC gene encoding bifunctional phosphopantothenoylcysteine decarboxylase/phosphopantothenate--cysteine ligase CoaBC, giving the protein MHGKRVLLVIGGGIAAYKTLELIRLLRREGVEIAPVLTEAGAEFVTPLSVAALAGQAVNQELFDLTREAEMGHIQLSRAADLVVVAPATANLMAKLAAGLADDLASTLLLATDKPVLMAPAMNVRMWDHAATRRNRAQLGADGVSFVGPDEGPMACGEFGPGRMAEPPAILAAIRRALGGALQLTDLANPPLAAPAPLAGRRVLVTSGPTHEPIDPVRYIANRSSGAQGTAIAAALRDLGAEVVFVTGPAEVPPPPGVEVVKVETAAEMARAVEAALPVDVAVMAAAVADWRVENGSDRKIKKDGSGRPPSLQMAENTDILATVSQPGPCRPALVVGFAAETHDVIAHATAKRARKGCDWIVANDVSPGTGIMGGTENAVTLITPAGAEEWPRLPKAEVARRLATRVAEALAAPAPLVPPAPR; this is encoded by the coding sequence ATGCACGGCAAACGGGTTCTTCTGGTCATCGGCGGCGGCATTGCGGCATACAAGACCCTGGAACTGATCCGGCTTTTGCGCCGCGAAGGGGTCGAGATCGCGCCAGTGCTGACCGAGGCGGGTGCGGAGTTCGTGACCCCGCTCAGCGTCGCGGCGTTGGCGGGGCAGGCGGTGAATCAGGAGCTGTTCGACCTGACGCGCGAGGCCGAGATGGGCCATATCCAGCTGTCGCGCGCGGCCGATCTGGTGGTCGTCGCCCCGGCCACGGCCAATCTGATGGCCAAGCTGGCGGCGGGCCTCGCGGATGATCTGGCCTCGACCCTGTTGCTGGCAACGGACAAGCCGGTGCTGATGGCGCCGGCGATGAACGTGCGGATGTGGGATCACGCCGCGACCCGTCGCAACCGGGCGCAGTTGGGCGCCGATGGCGTCAGCTTCGTCGGCCCGGACGAGGGGCCGATGGCCTGCGGCGAGTTCGGCCCCGGCCGCATGGCAGAGCCGCCGGCGATCCTTGCCGCGATCCGGCGGGCGCTGGGCGGTGCATTGCAACTGACCGATCTGGCAAATCCGCCGCTTGCCGCCCCGGCGCCGCTGGCGGGGCGGCGGGTTCTGGTTACCTCGGGGCCGACGCACGAGCCGATCGATCCGGTGCGCTACATCGCCAACCGCAGTTCAGGCGCGCAAGGCACGGCGATTGCCGCCGCGTTGCGCGATCTGGGGGCGGAAGTGGTGTTCGTCACGGGACCTGCCGAGGTGCCGCCGCCCCCCGGGGTTGAGGTGGTCAAGGTCGAGACCGCGGCCGAGATGGCGCGGGCCGTGGAAGCCGCGTTGCCCGTCGACGTGGCGGTCATGGCGGCCGCTGTGGCAGATTGGCGTGTTGAAAACGGCTCGGACCGCAAGATCAAGAAGGACGGCAGCGGCCGCCCGCCGAGCCTGCAGATGGCCGAGAACACCGATATTCTGGCGACCGTCAGCCAGCCCGGGCCGTGCCGGCCGGCGCTGGTGGTCGGTTTTGCAGCCGAGACTCACGACGTGATCGCCCATGCCACGGCCAAGCGTGCACGCAAGGGCTGCGACTGGATCGTGGCCAATGACGTCAGCCCGGGCACCGGGATCATGGGCGGGACCGAGAATGCCGTCACCCTGATCACACCGGCGGGCGCCGAGGAATGGCCGCGCTTGCCCAAGGCCGAGGTCGCCCGCCGCCTTGCCACGCGGGTTGCCGAGGCGCTGGCGGCGCCGGCGCCTCTTGTGCCGCCCGCCCCGCGATGA
- the sufB gene encoding Fe-S cluster assembly protein SufB gives MAEAALDLDVREGVDAATVATVQGMGAYKYGWDTEIEMEYAPKGISEDIVRLISQRNEEPEWMTEWRLTAFRRWQQMEEPRWAMVDYPDIDFQDQYYYARPKSMVVRPQSLDDVDPKLLATYAKLGIPLKEQAILAGVEGEDAAPAEGRRVAVDAVFDSVSVGTTFKEELARAGVIFCPISEAIRDYPELVKKYLGSVVPQSDNYFATLNSAVFSDGSFVYIPPNTRCPMELSTYFRINAENTGQFERTLIIADKGSYVSYLEGCTAPKRDTAQLHAAVVELVILEDAEVKYSTVQNWFPGDEEGNGGIYNFVTKRADCREANAKVMWTQVETGSAITWKYPSCILRGDGAQGEFYSIAITNNRQQADTGTKMLHLGRNTRSRIVSKGISAGRAQNTYRGLVTMHPKATNSRNYTQCDSLLIGDRCGAHTVPYIEVKNMSSRVEHEATTSKVDDEQLFYCRQRGMDEEEAVALVVNGFCREVLQALPMEFAMEAQALVAISLEGSVG, from the coding sequence ATGGCCGAGGCCGCACTTGATCTTGACGTCCGCGAGGGTGTCGACGCCGCGACGGTTGCAACCGTGCAGGGCATGGGCGCCTACAAATACGGCTGGGATACCGAAATCGAGATGGAGTATGCCCCAAAGGGCATTTCCGAGGATATCGTCCGACTGATCTCGCAGCGCAACGAAGAGCCGGAATGGATGACCGAATGGCGTCTGACCGCCTTCCGCCGCTGGCAGCAGATGGAAGAGCCGCGCTGGGCGATGGTCGATTACCCCGACATCGATTTCCAGGACCAGTATTATTACGCGCGCCCCAAAAGCATGGTGGTGCGCCCGCAATCGCTGGATGACGTCGATCCCAAGCTGCTGGCGACCTATGCCAAACTGGGTATCCCGCTGAAGGAACAGGCGATCCTCGCTGGAGTCGAGGGCGAGGACGCGGCCCCCGCCGAGGGCCGCCGGGTCGCCGTCGATGCCGTCTTCGACAGCGTCAGCGTGGGCACCACCTTCAAAGAAGAACTGGCCCGAGCCGGCGTGATCTTCTGCCCGATCAGCGAGGCGATCCGCGACTATCCCGAGCTGGTCAAGAAGTACCTCGGCAGCGTCGTGCCCCAGTCGGACAACTATTTCGCGACGCTGAACAGCGCAGTGTTTTCGGACGGCAGCTTTGTCTACATCCCGCCGAACACCCGCTGCCCGATGGAGCTGTCGACCTATTTCCGCATCAATGCCGAGAATACTGGCCAATTCGAGCGGACGCTGATCATCGCCGACAAAGGCAGCTATGTCAGCTACCTCGAGGGCTGCACCGCGCCCAAGCGCGACACCGCGCAGCTGCACGCCGCGGTGGTCGAACTGGTGATCCTCGAGGATGCCGAGGTGAAATACTCGACTGTCCAGAACTGGTTTCCGGGCGACGAGGAAGGCAACGGCGGAATCTACAACTTCGTCACCAAGCGCGCTGATTGCCGCGAGGCGAACGCCAAGGTGATGTGGACCCAGGTCGAGACCGGCAGCGCGATTACCTGGAAATACCCGTCCTGCATCCTGCGCGGTGATGGCGCGCAGGGCGAATTCTATTCGATCGCGATCACCAACAACCGCCAGCAGGCCGACACCGGAACCAAGATGCTCCATCTTGGCCGCAACACCCGCTCGCGCATCGTATCCAAGGGGATCAGCGCCGGCCGCGCCCAGAATACCTATCGCGGGCTGGTGACGATGCACCCCAAGGCGACCAATAGCCGCAACTACACGCAGTGCGACAGCCTGCTGATCGGCGATCGATGCGGCGCCCACACGGTGCCCTATATCGAGGTCAAGAACATGTCCTCGCGCGTCGAGCACGAGGCGACCACGAGCAAGGTCGATGACGAGCAACTGTTCTACTGCCGTCAGCGCGGCATGGACGAGGAGGAAGCCGTCGCCCTGGTCGTGAACGGCTTTTGCCGCGAGGTGCTTCAGGCCCTGCCGATGGAATTCGCCATGGAGGCGCAGGCGCTGGTCGCCATCAGCCTCGAGGGCAGCGTCGGCTGA
- a CDS encoding YraN family protein, producing MTRKTPCAQRASRGALSHAAGHAAEDQIARRYEMAGCDILARRWRGAAGEIDLIVRDGETIVFVEVKKGASHSDAAERLRRRQMDRICLAACEYCGMDAEMRFDAALVDDLGRVELLHNAFEAA from the coding sequence ATGACACGCAAGACGCCATGTGCCCAGCGTGCCAGTCGGGGGGCGCTGTCGCACGCGGCGGGTCACGCCGCCGAGGATCAGATCGCCCGGCGCTACGAGATGGCCGGCTGCGATATCCTTGCCCGGCGCTGGCGTGGGGCGGCGGGCGAGATTGACCTGATCGTCCGCGACGGCGAGACGATTGTGTTTGTCGAGGTGAAGAAGGGGGCGAGCCACTCGGATGCCGCGGAGCGGCTGCGCCGCCGCCAGATGGACCGCATCTGTCTCGCTGCCTGTGAGTACTGCGGGATGGACGCCGAAATGCGCTTTGACGCGGCGTTGGTCGACGACCTGGGCCGGGTAGAACTGCTCCACAACGCATTCGAGGCCGCCTGA
- a CDS encoding YifB family Mg chelatase-like AAA ATPase, protein MVAIAYTVAFQGVEARLVEVQCSVAAGLPAFTLVGLPDKAVSEAKERVRAAFAALSIAMPSKRITVNLSPADMPKEGSHFDLPIALAVLAALEIIPGEEIEGVVSLGELALDGRLVPVAGALPAAMAAGEEERALICPRACGPEAAWVSAVPVFAAGHLREAVDHLTGRAPLAPARPGEVTRPVASRDLSEVRGQEIAKRALEIAAAGRHHLLMVGPPGAGKSMIAACLPGLMPALTPAEALETSMIHSLAGTLEEGGISRVAPYRTPSQTASMAAMTGGGRAAKPGEVSLAHNGVLFLDELPEYSRPVLETLRQPIETGEVVVARASAHIRYPCQFLLIAAANPCRCGYLADPARACSKAPICGADYMSRISGPLLDRFDLRIEVPAVSLDDLSQPPRGEGSAAVAARVAAAREIQLARFAEEDGVRVNAAATGALLERIAPLDEAGQALIRRAADRLGLTARGYHRVLRTARTIADLDGAEVIEVNHLAEAISYRLPFVAGG, encoded by the coding sequence ATGGTCGCGATCGCCTATACTGTCGCTTTTCAAGGGGTCGAGGCCCGGCTGGTCGAGGTGCAATGCTCGGTGGCGGCCGGCCTGCCGGCCTTCACCCTGGTCGGGCTGCCGGACAAGGCGGTCAGTGAAGCCAAGGAGCGGGTGCGGGCTGCATTCGCGGCCCTGTCGATCGCGATGCCTTCCAAGCGCATCACGGTAAACCTGTCGCCGGCGGACATGCCCAAGGAAGGCTCGCATTTCGACCTGCCCATTGCGTTGGCGGTCCTGGCCGCGCTCGAGATCATTCCCGGCGAGGAGATCGAGGGTGTCGTCTCGCTGGGCGAACTGGCGCTCGATGGCCGGCTCGTGCCGGTCGCCGGCGCTCTGCCTGCCGCGATGGCGGCGGGCGAGGAGGAGCGGGCGCTGATTTGCCCGCGCGCCTGCGGACCCGAGGCGGCCTGGGTCAGCGCGGTCCCGGTCTTTGCCGCCGGCCACCTGCGTGAGGCCGTCGATCATCTGACCGGCCGAGCGCCGCTTGCCCCGGCGCGGCCCGGAGAGGTGACGCGGCCCGTTGCGAGCCGCGATCTGTCGGAGGTGCGCGGTCAGGAGATTGCCAAGCGCGCGCTGGAGATTGCGGCCGCCGGGCGGCACCATCTGCTGATGGTTGGACCGCCTGGCGCGGGTAAATCGATGATTGCCGCCTGCCTGCCGGGGCTGATGCCGGCGCTGACCCCGGCCGAGGCGCTGGAAACCTCGATGATCCATTCGCTGGCCGGCACGCTGGAGGAGGGGGGGATCTCGCGGGTCGCGCCTTACCGTACGCCCTCGCAGACCGCCTCGATGGCGGCGATGACCGGGGGCGGGCGCGCTGCGAAACCGGGCGAGGTCAGCCTCGCGCATAACGGCGTGCTGTTCCTCGACGAACTGCCGGAGTATTCCCGCCCGGTGCTGGAAACGCTGCGCCAGCCGATCGAGACTGGCGAGGTCGTGGTTGCCCGGGCCAGCGCGCATATCCGCTATCCGTGCCAGTTCCTGCTGATCGCCGCGGCGAATCCCTGTCGTTGCGGCTATCTGGCTGACCCGGCGCGGGCCTGTTCCAAGGCGCCGATTTGCGGCGCCGATTACATGTCACGGATTTCGGGACCACTGCTCGACCGCTTTGACCTGCGCATCGAGGTGCCGGCGGTGTCGCTGGATGATCTGTCGCAACCGCCGCGCGGCGAGGGCTCGGCTGCGGTCGCGGCGCGCGTTGCCGCGGCGCGGGAAATCCAGTTGGCGCGCTTTGCGGAGGAGGATGGGGTGCGGGTGAATGCCGCGGCGACGGGCGCGCTGCTGGAGCGAATCGCGCCCCTCGACGAGGCCGGGCAGGCGCTGATCCGGCGGGCGGCCGACCGCCTGGGCCTGACCGCGCGTGGCTATCACCGCGTGCTGCGCACGGCGCGCACGATTGCCGATCTGGACGGAGCCGAGGTGATCGAGGTGAACCACTTGGCCGAGGCGATCAGTTACCGGCTGCCTTTCGTCGCTGGCGGCTAG
- a CDS encoding penicillin-binding protein activator, which translates to MFQSLQAPPCNRRPALRPLRAALAGLAAAFLAACQPMGTGSSASGPATGQMIDPGQPIPVALLVPTGSGNADLEWLGRSLANAAKMAAADAQGANIDLRIYSTGSDASTAAARTGEAIRAGAKIVIGPLHAEAANAAGNVARGSNVNLLSFSNNSEVAGGNVFTLGTGFGNVADRLVSYGVRQGKRRYMVVAESDVAGQLGARAIEAAISRAGAMNMGKVSHEVSRAGVDSIVPSVAAAAQAGKIDAVFVTANQDAVLPYLADKLHAAGITPNQAQLMGLTRFDEPAMRLSLPGLQEGIFALPDTALRQQFEARYQAAYGERPHALAGLGYDGVSAIAALARTGRKDALTSTALTRNAGFAGVNGVFRLKGDGTTERGLAVATVRGGKVVILDPAPRSFGGFGS; encoded by the coding sequence ATGTTCCAATCGCTGCAGGCCCCCCCTTGCAACCGCCGGCCCGCCCTGCGCCCGCTTCGTGCGGCGCTGGCCGGCCTCGCCGCCGCGTTCCTGGCCGCCTGTCAGCCGATGGGCACGGGCTCGAGCGCGAGCGGCCCGGCCACCGGGCAGATGATCGACCCCGGCCAGCCGATCCCGGTTGCGCTGCTGGTGCCGACCGGCAGCGGCAATGCGGACCTCGAATGGCTTGGCCGCTCGCTCGCCAATGCCGCCAAGATGGCGGCGGCCGACGCGCAGGGCGCCAATATCGATCTGCGGATTTACTCGACCGGCAGTGACGCCTCGACTGCTGCCGCCCGTACGGGCGAGGCGATTCGCGCGGGCGCCAAGATCGTGATCGGCCCGCTGCATGCCGAAGCCGCCAACGCCGCCGGCAACGTCGCCCGGGGCTCGAACGTCAACCTGCTGAGCTTTTCCAACAACTCCGAGGTCGCGGGCGGCAACGTCTTTACCCTCGGCACCGGCTTTGGCAACGTCGCCGACCGCCTCGTCAGCTACGGCGTGCGCCAGGGCAAGCGGCGCTACATGGTCGTCGCGGAAAGCGATGTCGCCGGCCAACTCGGCGCACGCGCGATCGAGGCGGCGATCAGCCGCGCCGGCGCGATGAACATGGGCAAAGTCAGCCACGAGGTCTCGCGCGCCGGGGTCGATTCGATCGTTCCCAGCGTCGCCGCCGCCGCCCAGGCTGGCAAGATCGACGCGGTCTTTGTCACCGCCAACCAAGACGCCGTGCTGCCCTACCTCGCCGACAAGCTGCACGCTGCCGGCATCACGCCGAACCAAGCGCAGTTGATGGGCCTGACCCGCTTTGACGAGCCGGCGATGCGCCTGTCGCTGCCCGGCCTGCAGGAAGGGATTTTTGCCCTGCCCGACACCGCCCTGCGCCAGCAGTTCGAGGCCCGCTACCAGGCAGCTTACGGCGAGCGGCCGCACGCGTTGGCGGGGCTGGGCTATGACGGCGTCTCGGCCATTGCCGCCCTCGCCCGGACCGGGCGCAAGGACGCGCTGACCTCGACCGCGCTGACCCGCAACGCGGGCTTTGCCGGCGTCAACGGCGTCTTCCGCCTCAAGGGCGACGGGACGACCGAGCGCGGGCTCGCAGTTGCCACCGTTCGCGGCGGCAAGGTTGTGATCCTCGATCCGGCGCCGCGCAGCTTCGGCGGCTTCGGCTCGTAA
- the gshB gene encoding glutathione synthase, protein MALSVALQMDPVEHVSITADSTFRLGIEAQARGHRLFQYTVDRLMFVDGQVRATGRRATLHQREDAHVTFGPWEEVDLASFDVVWLRQDPPFDMGYITSTHLLERLAPGTLVLNDPFWVRNCPEKLMVLDFLDLTPPTIITRDLAAIRAFRARHGDIVVKPLYGNGGAGVFHLRPEDPNLASLMETFTAINREPVIAQKYLPAVTLGDKRIILVDGEPVGAINRVPAAGEARSNMHVGGRPEPAALTEREREICARIGPALRDKGLLFTGIDVIDGWLTEINVTSPTGIQELERFDGTNAAAAIWDAVERRLAEGVTVRR, encoded by the coding sequence ATGGCATTGAGCGTCGCATTGCAGATGGATCCGGTCGAGCATGTCTCGATCACCGCCGACAGCACGTTCCGCCTCGGCATCGAGGCGCAGGCGCGGGGCCACCGGTTGTTCCAGTACACGGTCGACCGGCTGATGTTCGTTGATGGCCAGGTGCGTGCCACCGGCCGTAGGGCGACCCTGCATCAGCGCGAAGATGCGCATGTGACCTTCGGGCCGTGGGAAGAGGTTGATCTGGCCTCGTTCGACGTGGTCTGGCTGCGCCAGGACCCGCCGTTCGACATGGGCTATATCACCTCGACCCATCTGCTCGAGCGGTTGGCGCCGGGGACACTGGTCCTCAACGACCCGTTCTGGGTCCGGAACTGTCCGGAAAAACTGATGGTCCTGGACTTCCTCGACCTGACCCCGCCGACCATCATCACCCGTGATCTGGCGGCGATTCGCGCATTTCGCGCGCGTCACGGCGATATCGTGGTCAAGCCGCTCTACGGCAACGGTGGTGCCGGCGTGTTCCACCTGCGGCCCGAGGATCCCAACCTCGCGTCGCTGATGGAGACGTTCACTGCCATCAACCGCGAGCCGGTGATCGCCCAGAAGTACCTGCCCGCGGTGACGCTGGGCGACAAACGCATCATTCTGGTTGACGGCGAGCCAGTCGGGGCCATCAACCGCGTTCCCGCGGCGGGCGAGGCGCGCTCGAACATGCATGTCGGCGGCCGCCCCGAGCCGGCCGCCCTGACCGAGCGCGAGCGCGAGATCTGCGCTCGGATCGGGCCGGCCCTGCGGGACAAGGGCCTGCTGTTCACCGGCATCGACGTGATCGACGGCTGGCTGACCGAGATCAACGTGACCTCGCCCACCGGCATCCAGGAACTCGAGCGGTTCGACGGCACCAACGCCGCCGCCGCTATTTGGGATGCCGTTGAGCGGCGCCTCGCCGAAGGGGTGACGGTCCGCCGTTAA
- the rsmI gene encoding 16S rRNA (cytidine(1402)-2'-O)-methyltransferase, translating to MALGMDRHAGGEDRAEPVPLSVLAERAAPGLYLVSTPIGAARDITLRALDLMNTADVLAAEDTRTLRHLLSIHGIPLRGRRLLAYHQHNETSGGDTPILAALAGGAVVAYASEAGTPLVSDPGFRLARGAIAQGAQVFAAPGASAVLAALAVSGLPSDRFLFAGFPPATDAARNRWLDGVLGIDATVIAFESPRRVKEFLRNLCEKDGERGIVICRELTKRFEEVLRGTAAELARDLRIEGMKGEVVVLIDRKVAEGTSMEEARKMVAAAMKGGLSMRDAAQAVAEASGLPRRAVYQAALAGGGE from the coding sequence ATGGCATTGGGCATGGATCGGCACGCGGGCGGCGAGGACCGGGCAGAGCCCGTTCCGCTGAGCGTGCTGGCGGAGCGCGCGGCACCGGGCTTGTACCTCGTCTCGACGCCGATCGGGGCGGCACGGGACATCACGCTGCGCGCGCTGGACCTGATGAACACCGCCGATGTGCTGGCGGCCGAGGATACGCGCACCCTGCGCCATCTGCTGTCGATCCACGGCATCCCGCTGCGCGGCCGGCGCCTGCTGGCCTATCACCAGCACAACGAGACCAGTGGCGGCGACACTCCGATCCTCGCGGCGCTGGCGGGCGGCGCAGTTGTCGCCTACGCCTCCGAGGCGGGCACGCCGCTCGTTTCCGACCCCGGCTTTCGCCTGGCGCGCGGGGCGATTGCCCAAGGCGCGCAGGTGTTTGCCGCGCCGGGCGCCTCGGCAGTCCTGGCAGCTCTGGCGGTTTCGGGCCTGCCCAGCGACAGGTTCCTGTTCGCCGGTTTTCCTCCCGCCACGGATGCGGCGCGCAACCGCTGGCTGGACGGCGTTTTGGGGATCGATGCCACCGTGATCGCTTTTGAAAGCCCGAGGCGCGTTAAGGAATTCTTGAGAAACCTGTGCGAAAAGGATGGCGAGCGGGGTATCGTGATCTGCCGGGAGTTGACCAAGCGGTTCGAGGAGGTGTTGCGGGGAACGGCAGCCGAATTGGCCCGCGATCTGCGCATTGAGGGCATGAAAGGCGAGGTCGTGGTGCTGATCGACCGCAAGGTCGCTGAGGGGACCTCGATGGAGGAGGCGCGAAAGATGGTTGCAGCGGCAATGAAGGGCGGCTTGTCGATGCGCGACGCCGCCCAGGCCGTGGCCGAGGCAAGCGGTCTGCCACGACGCGCGGTCTATCAGGCCGCCTTGGCTGGGGGTGGGGAATGA